A window of the Bacteroides thetaiotaomicron VPI-5482 genome harbors these coding sequences:
- a CDS encoding ABC transporter permease translates to MKDIKFKDKIAQGINDLFYIWKREFQTTFRDQGVLIFFILVPLGYPLLYSFIYDNEVVREVPAVVVDDSHSSLSREYLRKVDATPDIQIVAYCADMEEAKQMLKNRLAYGIIYIPSDFSDNIAKGKQTQVSIYCDMSGLLYYKSMLIANTAVSLDMNKDIKIARSGNTTERQDEITGYPIEYEEISIFNPTAGFAAFLIPAVLVLIIQQTLLLGIGLAAGTARENNRFKDLVPINRHYNGTLRIVLGKGLSYFLVYVLVSFYVLHIVPRLFSLNQIGQPGSLVLFVAPYLAACIFFAMTTSIAIRNRETCMLIFVFTSVPLLFISGISWPGAAIPPFWKYVSYIFPSTFGINGFVKINNMGATLSEVAFEYKALWIQAGVYFLTTCWVYRWQILMSRKHAIERYKELKEKENLAKQMTD, encoded by the coding sequence ATGAAAGATATAAAATTTAAAGACAAGATAGCCCAAGGCATCAACGACCTGTTTTATATCTGGAAGCGCGAGTTTCAGACAACTTTCCGCGACCAGGGGGTACTGATTTTCTTTATCCTCGTCCCACTGGGCTATCCGTTACTGTACAGCTTTATCTATGACAATGAAGTAGTACGAGAAGTTCCGGCCGTTGTAGTCGATGACTCTCATTCATCCCTGAGCCGCGAATATCTCCGGAAGGTGGATGCCACACCGGACATTCAGATTGTTGCCTATTGTGCCGATATGGAAGAAGCCAAGCAAATGCTGAAGAACCGGCTTGCATACGGCATCATCTATATCCCATCTGATTTCAGCGACAACATCGCCAAAGGGAAACAGACGCAAGTCAGCATCTATTGCGACATGAGCGGATTGCTGTACTATAAATCCATGCTGATCGCCAATACGGCCGTATCACTGGATATGAATAAAGATATAAAGATCGCGCGTAGCGGGAACACGACCGAGCGACAGGACGAAATCACCGGTTATCCGATAGAATATGAAGAGATTTCCATCTTTAATCCTACAGCCGGTTTTGCCGCTTTCCTGATTCCTGCCGTATTGGTGCTGATCATACAGCAAACGCTATTGCTCGGAATCGGACTGGCAGCAGGAACTGCCCGGGAAAACAACCGGTTTAAAGACCTTGTCCCCATCAACCGGCATTATAACGGAACGTTGCGAATTGTACTTGGCAAGGGGCTAAGTTACTTCCTTGTGTACGTACTGGTATCATTTTACGTGCTGCATATCGTGCCAAGACTATTCAGCCTCAACCAAATCGGGCAACCCGGTTCACTGGTATTATTTGTCGCCCCCTATCTGGCAGCCTGCATTTTCTTTGCAATGACCACCTCCATCGCCATTCGCAACCGGGAAACCTGTATGCTGATTTTTGTATTCACTTCCGTACCGCTGCTGTTTATTTCCGGTATCTCGTGGCCGGGAGCCGCCATTCCTCCGTTCTGGAAATATGTTTCTTACATTTTCCCGTCCACATTCGGCATCAACGGCTTTGTGAAGATCAATAATATGGGAGCTACTTTAAGCGAAGTCGCCTTTGAATACAAGGCACTGTGGATACAAGCAGGCGTTTATTTCCTCACCACTTGCTGGGTATACCGCTGGCAAATACTGATGAGCCGGAAACACGCCATAGAGAGATATAAAGAACTGAAAGAAAAAGAGAATCTGGCCAAACAGATGACCGATTGA